In the genome of Variibacter gotjawalensis, one region contains:
- a CDS encoding glycosyltransferase, with product MRSPIGYYVHHHGDGHRQRALAICNAAPDRFVMIGTGLAGRTGDIACIDLADDRANSTGPFDGVDRERNKPHAFHFAPLHREGTRKRAAQLTGWISEVRPRLLVVDVSVEIALLARLASTPVVYVRLTGERNDIPHSEAFRSAVALLSPFHEDLDDPSCEAWVRAKTRYCAGLTQSGLKSEMPAAGSVLVVQGNGGQVADGEQIAQAARSISWLKWRVIGSVSPPEHTPENLTLLGWVDNPAIEFRNAGVVIGAAGDGLVSAVMSAGRPFICIWQPRPFREQALKAQRLAALGAAIALDSWPTSANWPAVLQAAETIRPQVQYRLHCERGTASAAQFLSQLADQGCTCVDN from the coding sequence ATGCGCAGCCCGATTGGATATTATGTTCATCATCACGGCGACGGCCATCGTCAGCGTGCGCTCGCGATTTGTAACGCGGCGCCTGATCGTTTTGTCATGATAGGCACTGGATTGGCGGGGCGGACAGGCGACATCGCTTGCATCGACCTTGCTGATGATAGAGCAAATTCTACTGGACCGTTTGACGGGGTCGACCGCGAACGCAATAAACCCCACGCCTTTCATTTTGCGCCGCTTCACCGCGAGGGAACGCGGAAGCGCGCTGCACAACTCACCGGCTGGATAAGTGAAGTACGGCCTCGGCTTCTAGTTGTCGACGTTTCCGTCGAGATTGCATTGCTGGCTCGTTTAGCTTCGACCCCAGTTGTTTATGTTCGGCTCACTGGTGAGAGGAATGACATTCCACATTCCGAAGCGTTCCGTTCGGCTGTCGCGCTGTTGTCACCATTCCATGAAGATCTCGATGATCCATCTTGCGAGGCGTGGGTTCGCGCAAAAACACGCTATTGCGCTGGTCTAACTCAATCTGGGCTTAAGTCGGAGATGCCCGCCGCTGGTTCGGTTCTTGTCGTGCAAGGAAACGGTGGACAGGTCGCTGATGGTGAGCAAATTGCGCAAGCTGCACGAAGTATCTCCTGGCTGAAGTGGCGTGTGATCGGATCGGTTTCGCCGCCGGAGCACACTCCCGAGAACCTCACGCTGCTTGGATGGGTTGACAATCCGGCGATCGAGTTTCGCAACGCGGGCGTTGTTATTGGCGCTGCCGGCGACGGGCTCGTCAGCGCCGTAATGTCTGCAGGCCGACCTTTCATATGCATATGGCAGCCGAGACCGTTTCGCGAACAAGCGCTCAAGGCGCAGCGGCTTGCGGCGCTTGGAGCAGCTATAGCTCTTGATAGTTGGCCGACATCGGCGAACTGGCCCGCAGTTTTGCAGGCGGCCGAAACAATCAGGCCTCAAGTTCAGTATCGCCTTCATTGTGAACGCGGAACCGCTTCGGCAGCACAGTTTCTCAGCCAGCTGGCAGATCAAGGATGCACCTGTGTCGATAATTGA
- a CDS encoding ABC transporter ATP-binding protein/permease — MSINAWNRYFFDALERRDHSAAWSVAAWLPPIVVMAALMLTGLLLSRMTLQLRWREFITGQLTSSWIGDQRYYRMQFSAPQLPAPEYRIAEDGRLSVEPLVEFAIGLITAATSAITFAAILWHVAGSATFHLGSTEFVIPSYMAFAAVGYAAATSYAAYLTGWPLVQRIIAKNEAEARFRAEMTRLRENAESIALIRGDEDERRSVMDNYGRVISAWIGVIKQQGIVALVLNANSALFPIVPLLLIAPKYLSGAVTLGAVMQIVAAFMAVQAALIWFVDNLIRLAEWFASVARVEELQAALDGIDRRVEDVASRIELRVSSASTIYWERLRIDLADGSPLIAENSFRIQSGDKVLIVGESGSGKSTLIRALAGLWPWGSGVIAVPHSAHISFLPQEPYLPLGTLRDVIVYPRENLKTTNTEVASALARVGLGYMAHRLDEEYRWDQTLSGGERQRVAFARLMLHRPSVIVMDEATSALDEESQASILALFREEIFQAATVISVGHRPSLDAFHLRKITVTKADGGAVLTDTLI; from the coding sequence GTGAGTATCAACGCGTGGAATCGTTACTTCTTTGATGCTTTGGAGCGGCGCGATCATTCAGCAGCTTGGAGTGTTGCTGCGTGGCTACCTCCGATCGTCGTGATGGCTGCGCTAATGCTGACCGGCCTACTTTTAAGCAGAATGACACTTCAGCTTCGTTGGCGAGAGTTTATCACCGGGCAACTCACGAGCTCGTGGATCGGGGATCAGCGATACTATCGTATGCAGTTTTCGGCTCCCCAGTTGCCTGCACCCGAATACAGAATTGCTGAAGACGGACGCTTATCTGTTGAGCCGCTAGTCGAATTCGCGATCGGCCTGATAACTGCGGCGACAAGCGCAATCACGTTCGCCGCTATTCTATGGCACGTAGCTGGATCGGCGACTTTTCATCTTGGTTCAACCGAGTTCGTTATCCCGAGCTACATGGCCTTCGCCGCAGTTGGCTACGCGGCTGCGACATCCTACGCCGCCTACCTCACCGGTTGGCCCTTGGTCCAACGCATCATCGCTAAGAACGAAGCTGAGGCGCGCTTTCGCGCCGAAATGACACGACTTCGCGAAAATGCTGAAAGTATCGCGCTCATCCGTGGCGACGAAGATGAACGCCGTTCCGTCATGGACAATTACGGTCGCGTTATTTCGGCTTGGATCGGCGTAATCAAACAACAGGGTATTGTCGCGTTGGTGTTGAATGCCAACAGTGCCCTGTTTCCAATCGTTCCGCTTCTCCTGATCGCGCCAAAATATCTGTCGGGCGCGGTTACGCTGGGCGCTGTGATGCAAATCGTCGCCGCGTTCATGGCAGTGCAGGCAGCGCTCATCTGGTTTGTCGATAATCTGATTCGATTGGCTGAATGGTTCGCTTCGGTCGCTCGCGTCGAAGAACTGCAAGCGGCGCTAGATGGGATCGACAGGCGCGTCGAAGATGTTGCGTCTCGTATTGAGCTACGTGTCAGTTCCGCTAGCACGATTTACTGGGAGCGGTTGCGTATCGACCTCGCTGACGGTTCTCCGTTGATCGCGGAAAATTCGTTCAGGATTCAGTCCGGCGATAAGGTTCTCATCGTTGGGGAAAGCGGATCCGGGAAGAGCACCCTTATTCGAGCGCTCGCAGGTTTGTGGCCATGGGGTTCTGGCGTTATCGCCGTCCCGCATAGCGCACACATTTCATTTCTCCCCCAAGAGCCATATCTACCGCTTGGTACGCTGCGCGACGTAATAGTTTATCCGCGAGAAAATCTAAAGACGACTAATACTGAGGTGGCGTCCGCTTTAGCACGCGTCGGGCTCGGTTACATGGCTCATCGTTTGGACGAAGAGTATCGATGGGACCAGACGTTGTCCGGAGGAGAGCGTCAGCGAGTAGCTTTCGCTCGCTTAATGCTTCATCGCCCGAGCGTCATAGTGATGGATGAGGCGACATCCGCTCTCGATGAAGAGAGTCAAGCTTCAATCTTAGCACTGTTTCGCGAAGAGATCTTTCAAGCTGCTACTGTCATCAGCGTTGGCCATCGCCCCAGTTTGGACGCTTTCCACTTGCGAAAAATCACTGTCACAAAGGCGGACGGCGGCGCCGTATTGACCGACACGTTAATCTAG
- a CDS encoding glycosyltransferase translates to MRPRDATPRTSDVGSAFCICVPARDEEQRLPILLNALADQDIDGLIPIAICLNNSVDRSDQMIEEARIRHRGRLKIHLDRCSFSESLAHAGSARSAAMQLGARTLTFDGVLLTTDADARPPLDWVRENLRAIAAGADIVGGKLELDECEPLTSASARAQKSWALYWRQVREIEDAIDLRPDDPPPRHGDHTGASLALTLDIFRRAGGVPLIPIGEDRALVDAAVMAGGRLVHPLRVWTRVSPRYDGRAAGGMAETMRTMDAKLSAGHELMVPAFAHWLERARWRRSMRDNRTSDAEIIAAERTLPPMPHDMRLAEMAGD, encoded by the coding sequence ATGCGGCCGCGTGATGCAACACCGCGCACATCCGACGTTGGCAGTGCGTTTTGCATTTGCGTGCCGGCACGCGATGAAGAACAAAGACTGCCCATTTTATTGAACGCTTTGGCCGACCAAGATATCGACGGATTAATTCCGATCGCGATTTGTCTCAATAACTCCGTTGACCGTTCAGATCAGATGATTGAAGAGGCTCGTATCCGACATCGCGGGCGCCTCAAAATCCATCTTGATCGATGCTCTTTTTCAGAATCGCTAGCGCATGCCGGATCTGCCCGATCGGCAGCGATGCAACTCGGTGCGCGGACACTGACCTTCGACGGAGTTTTGCTGACGACGGATGCTGACGCACGACCGCCGCTCGATTGGGTTAGAGAAAACCTCCGCGCCATAGCGGCAGGGGCAGACATCGTCGGCGGGAAGCTCGAGTTAGACGAGTGCGAGCCACTAACATCCGCGTCTGCGCGTGCGCAAAAGTCATGGGCGCTCTATTGGCGGCAAGTGCGTGAGATCGAAGACGCGATCGATCTCAGACCTGACGACCCGCCGCCTCGTCATGGTGATCACACCGGCGCGAGCTTGGCTTTGACGCTCGACATTTTCCGCAGAGCAGGAGGTGTTCCGCTGATCCCGATTGGCGAAGATCGAGCGCTTGTCGACGCCGCCGTGATGGCCGGTGGACGCCTTGTGCATCCCCTACGGGTCTGGACGAGGGTATCGCCGCGTTATGACGGTCGTGCCGCTGGTGGCATGGCGGAGACGATGCGTACGATGGACGCCAAGCTTAGTGCGGGACATGAACTGATGGTTCCAGCCTTCGCGCATTGGCTGGAGCGCGCGCGCTGGCGGCGAAGTATGCGCGATAATCGGACATCCGATGCTGAGATTATTGCGGCCGAACGGACCCTTCCGCCGATGCCGCACGATATGCGACTTGCTGAAATGGCGGGCGACTAA
- a CDS encoding class I SAM-dependent DNA methyltransferase: MKKSRSLPPHYFEDMFAGSTDPWQLETSRYEQAKYAHTVRSLKGRNYENGFEIGCAGGTLTSQIAPLTLSLLSVDVSSIALAKAAKRCVLQRHVRFERMTFPRDAPQAERYDLIVLSEVAYYWDDADLQLAATELRRLLAPGGDLLMVHWIGETDYPQSGDDVVSKLHSALSDAVCVQTEERDVKYRLDIWQRRL, translated from the coding sequence ATGAAAAAATCGCGTAGCCTTCCGCCTCATTATTTTGAAGACATGTTCGCAGGCTCAACGGATCCCTGGCAACTAGAGACAAGTCGCTACGAGCAAGCAAAGTATGCTCACACGGTGCGTAGTCTCAAAGGCCGGAATTATGAGAATGGCTTTGAAATAGGGTGTGCGGGCGGAACGTTGACGAGCCAAATTGCGCCGCTAACTTTGTCGTTGTTATCGGTGGACGTAAGCAGTATCGCGTTGGCAAAGGCGGCTAAGCGATGCGTGCTACAGCGGCATGTTCGGTTTGAGCGCATGACATTTCCCCGGGACGCGCCGCAAGCTGAACGATACGATCTCATAGTCTTGTCGGAAGTTGCTTACTATTGGGACGATGCTGATTTGCAATTGGCAGCGACGGAGCTGAGGCGCTTGCTCGCACCTGGCGGCGATCTTCTGATGGTGCACTGGATTGGCGAGACGGACTATCCCCAGTCGGGCGACGATGTGGTCTCGAAACTCCATTCAGCCCTGAGCGACGCAGTTTGCGTGCAGACAGAGGAGCGGGACGTGAAATACCGTCTGGATATATGGCAACGCCGCTTATGA
- a CDS encoding glycosyltransferase family 4 protein, translated as MESVLRIGIIAHLKHPIGEPFAGGLEMHTHMLQSQLVSRGHAVTIFASTHSDPGSNLEPICDETSISEVGLAEAPDHAFFQEHHAYLSLMNRLRLSDFDIIHNNSLHYLPVAMADVLPMPIVTTLHTPPFSWLESGIRLCRSPQASFVAVSNSIRISWTPVVPISRVILNGIDLNRFRFQSAPDSKPYLVWCGRIVPEKGLHFAIAACRAIGAELRIAGPISDEDYFEREIRPSLSQTIVYLGHLKHEGIAALVGGARASLCTPCWDEPYGLVVAEALACGVPVAAFARGAIPELLDATCGILANKDDVASLAQAAKQAQTLDRAACRAMAERSCDVSRMIDDYEALYRQLSTKTGARSLEHFGRAASKAHIVSKPRPSPTEVKINVVQNADIATRQTVLA; from the coding sequence ATGGAGTCAGTCCTGCGTATCGGAATCATCGCGCATTTGAAGCATCCTATCGGCGAGCCGTTTGCCGGCGGACTAGAGATGCACACGCACATGCTGCAGTCGCAGCTCGTCAGCAGAGGGCATGCAGTTACTATTTTTGCTTCCACACATTCTGATCCCGGCTCCAATCTAGAACCTATCTGCGATGAGACATCGATCTCGGAGGTAGGACTTGCGGAAGCGCCGGATCACGCGTTTTTCCAGGAACATCACGCGTATCTCAGTCTAATGAATCGTTTGCGGCTTAGCGATTTCGACATCATCCATAACAATTCGCTGCACTATTTACCCGTAGCGATGGCCGACGTTCTGCCAATGCCAATCGTGACGACGCTCCATACGCCTCCGTTTTCCTGGTTGGAGAGTGGAATCCGTTTGTGTCGTAGCCCTCAAGCTTCATTCGTGGCGGTTTCGAACTCCATCAGGATTTCGTGGACGCCAGTCGTTCCAATAAGCCGCGTGATCCTCAATGGCATTGACTTGAACAGATTTCGCTTTCAATCCGCGCCTGACAGCAAACCATATCTGGTCTGGTGCGGACGCATCGTCCCGGAAAAGGGATTGCACTTTGCCATCGCGGCCTGCCGTGCGATCGGCGCCGAATTGCGTATTGCCGGCCCGATTTCCGACGAGGATTATTTCGAAAGAGAAATTCGACCATCCTTGTCTCAGACAATCGTGTACCTAGGTCATCTCAAACATGAAGGGATAGCGGCGTTGGTTGGTGGAGCTCGTGCTTCGCTATGCACGCCATGCTGGGACGAACCGTATGGATTGGTTGTTGCCGAGGCTCTAGCGTGCGGTGTACCCGTGGCCGCTTTCGCTAGAGGCGCTATTCCGGAACTGCTCGATGCGACCTGCGGCATCCTCGCAAATAAAGATGACGTCGCGTCCCTTGCACAAGCTGCCAAGCAAGCACAGACACTTGATCGGGCAGCTTGTCGGGCGATGGCTGAGCGCAGTTGCGACGTTAGCCGCATGATCGATGACTACGAGGCGCTATATCGTCAGCTGTCTACGAAGACTGGTGCAAGAAGTCTGGAGCACTTCGGTCGAGCGGCTTCGAAGGCGCACATCGTATCCAAGCCGCGCCCATCACCGACAGAGGTGAAAATCAATGTGGTTCAAAACGCTGACATCGCAACCAGACAAACCGTGTTGGCGTGA
- a CDS encoding PIG-L family deacetylase: protein MGRWRFVVVRARSLPILLSDSFLRNARWLVIAPHPDDETLGAGALIADTASRKKLAGVAILTNGEGSHHHVNASSRARLVAMRRREAAAALRYLAPSYSGHLTHLGWPDARPLLPATADYASTVRRLAAICRAHHVNAIAVTAAHEPHCDHQAAFSLALDVVRSAGCRIVLAEYLVWATSLPAQPHVAVRTAAMNAGRRKMALAAHRSQMSPAFGDGFRISPEKARMSASDVLYTRAIGHEKIA, encoded by the coding sequence ATGGGGAGATGGAGATTTGTTGTGGTGAGGGCCCGCTCGCTACCCATTCTTCTGTCCGATAGTTTCCTTAGGAATGCGCGGTGGCTCGTTATTGCGCCACATCCTGATGATGAGACACTCGGGGCGGGCGCGCTTATCGCGGACACCGCGTCCCGCAAAAAGCTGGCTGGCGTCGCCATTCTGACAAACGGCGAGGGCTCGCATCACCATGTCAATGCATCGTCACGGGCGCGCCTTGTGGCTATGCGCCGTCGTGAAGCAGCGGCCGCGTTGCGTTATTTGGCACCTTCGTACTCCGGACACCTCACTCATCTCGGGTGGCCTGATGCGCGGCCATTGTTGCCAGCTACTGCAGACTATGCGTCCACGGTTCGTCGCCTTGCCGCAATTTGCCGAGCTCACCACGTCAACGCGATCGCAGTGACTGCCGCCCACGAACCGCACTGCGATCATCAAGCTGCGTTCTCGCTCGCCCTTGATGTCGTCCGCAGCGCTGGTTGCCGCATTGTGCTTGCTGAATACCTCGTATGGGCGACAAGCTTGCCGGCGCAGCCACACGTCGCCGTCCGGACTGCCGCGATGAACGCTGGACGGCGAAAGATGGCGTTGGCTGCGCACCGAAGTCAAATGTCGCCGGCCTTTGGAGATGGTTTTCGGATTTCTCCGGAAAAAGCACGGATGTCTGCAAGCGATGTGCTTTACACAAGGGCTATCGGGCATGAAAAAATCGCGTAG
- a CDS encoding glycosyltransferase family 2 protein, with the protein MATPLMMSVLTIVKNREAHLLNLIAGLQRSSRLPDEFIVVDMSDVPIGEIRTPFQSRVIQVAVDGLHLSRARNVAAANARNDQLLFLDVDCVPSLTLLEAMNDALAQHDALICADTRYLAAREDRDWSDRALIASSEMHPVRTFPAHGFRLETNPGLFWSLAFGIRRNAFEALSGFDDEFVGYGGEDTDFGYRAAEQGLPLMFMGGAYAFHQHHGVIDPPLHHFHDIIRNAQLFYAKWGVWPMRDWLDAFVELRLIERSSDALKLLRVPTLDEIRQAVDVTGRKF; encoded by the coding sequence ATGGCAACGCCGCTTATGATGAGTGTGCTGACGATCGTTAAAAACCGTGAAGCCCATCTCCTTAATTTGATTGCGGGCCTGCAGCGCAGTTCTCGATTGCCGGATGAGTTTATCGTGGTCGATATGAGTGACGTGCCTATCGGTGAGATCCGCACGCCATTCCAAAGTAGGGTAATCCAAGTCGCCGTAGACGGATTGCATCTCTCTCGCGCGCGCAATGTGGCTGCTGCCAACGCGCGCAATGACCAGCTATTGTTTCTAGATGTTGATTGCGTGCCGTCGCTGACGCTGTTGGAAGCCATGAATGATGCCTTAGCGCAGCATGATGCACTCATTTGTGCCGACACTCGCTATCTCGCCGCGCGCGAAGACCGCGATTGGAGCGATAGAGCACTCATTGCATCGAGCGAAATGCATCCCGTCCGAACATTTCCAGCTCACGGCTTTCGTCTCGAGACAAACCCTGGATTATTTTGGTCCTTGGCGTTCGGCATACGGCGGAATGCGTTTGAAGCATTGTCCGGTTTCGATGACGAATTTGTAGGATACGGAGGTGAAGATACTGACTTCGGATATCGCGCCGCGGAGCAAGGTTTGCCGCTGATGTTCATGGGTGGTGCATACGCTTTTCACCAACATCACGGTGTGATCGATCCGCCTTTACACCACTTCCACGACATCATCAGAAACGCTCAGTTGTTCTATGCGAAATGGGGCGTCTGGCCAATGCGCGATTGGCTTGATGCGTTCGTTGAACTGAGGTTGATAGAGCGTAGTTCTGATGCCCTCAAACTTCTTCGCGTACCCACTCTCGACGAAATCCGGCAGGCCGTCGATGTCACTGGTCGCAAGTTTTAG
- a CDS encoding acyl-CoA dehydrogenase family protein: MAILIETGAQAHFAPPESGGAMFRDALEENTSLFDVLRIVGRSDLSLGRLFEGHINAMKLFGWFGTSVQKHALYDRLQKGALYGVWATEPPPGVEIHRGKSGRILEGRKMFASGAGGLNFAIITARTPEGEVQLISVPGNVGKRADTSRWLVRGMRSTMSGTYDVSGFEPGNQDYLGKPGDYAIEPRFTAGAWRFLAVQLGGIEALLAETRTNMSDNARSDPLQRQKFGEAVASARTAYLWVREAARRAAEESVDAPSVVRMARGVVERSALDVMELSARIVGTRSAFDDQRIDKIIRDLGLYLRQAGPDQARDQAAIAWLDHDAWGDGDLLW; this comes from the coding sequence ATGGCGATTTTGATCGAAACAGGTGCGCAGGCACATTTTGCGCCTCCGGAAAGCGGGGGCGCGATGTTCCGCGATGCGCTCGAAGAAAACACAAGCCTATTTGATGTGCTTCGTATCGTCGGTCGCTCTGATTTGAGTCTCGGACGTCTTTTCGAAGGCCACATCAACGCAATGAAGTTGTTTGGCTGGTTTGGCACTTCAGTTCAAAAACACGCGTTGTACGATCGACTCCAGAAGGGAGCGCTCTATGGAGTGTGGGCGACTGAACCGCCTCCCGGTGTTGAAATCCACCGCGGAAAAAGCGGCCGCATCCTTGAGGGAAGGAAGATGTTTGCCTCGGGAGCCGGTGGTTTGAATTTCGCGATAATCACTGCAAGGACGCCGGAAGGCGAAGTCCAATTGATTTCCGTTCCGGGAAATGTCGGAAAAAGAGCTGATACGTCGCGATGGCTTGTTCGCGGAATGCGATCGACAATGAGCGGAACTTACGATGTCAGTGGTTTCGAGCCTGGCAATCAGGATTATTTAGGAAAGCCCGGCGATTACGCAATTGAACCACGTTTCACGGCCGGCGCATGGCGGTTTTTGGCGGTCCAGCTCGGTGGCATTGAAGCTCTTCTGGCTGAAACCCGAACCAATATGTCGGACAATGCGCGATCCGATCCACTGCAGCGTCAGAAATTTGGCGAGGCCGTCGCGTCTGCGAGAACTGCATATCTTTGGGTTCGCGAGGCTGCTCGGCGCGCTGCCGAAGAGTCGGTCGATGCGCCGAGCGTTGTGCGTATGGCGCGTGGCGTTGTCGAGCGAAGCGCACTGGATGTAATGGAACTGTCGGCGCGCATTGTTGGAACGCGCAGTGCGTTCGACGATCAGCGTATCGACAAGATCATTCGCGACCTCGGGCTATATTTGCGACAGGCTGGGCCGGACCAAGCGCGTGATCAAGCAGCGATCGCTTGGCTTGATCACGATGCATGGGGAGATGGAGATTTGTTGTGGTGA